A region of the Andreesenia angusta genome:
TACAACATTCTTCACCAAAATCCACCCTCTTTCTTATTTATAGTAAACTGAAATAGCAGAGCCTACTCCAAGCGACACTAAGCCCGCATCCTTTATCTCTATCGATGTTAAATTTGAGGCATATGCAACTTTACTTTGCAAAGTTGCATCTCCGTTAGATATATAATAGCCGTCTACTGGCTTGGTGTTTAAAATCGTATTTATGGCCGAATGATTTCCCACAGATGTACATAGTTTAACTGCAGTAGATGTGCCATTTAGATAGACTTTTAAATTTCCACCACTTACAGCTGTGCCTTGGATTAGCAAGTGTCTCGCTTCTGGTGGTATGCCAGCCACTGAAACAACGGCGGTGTTTTGGGTTATTACTGCGCTGGCAAGGTGCTTCCACATGCTTGTCGGGAATTGCTCTTGTTTTATTTTCCCTTCAGAGTCGATACTGGCTGCATCAGTAATTCCATATCCCGACAAAGTAGTTGGCTTAGACTCAAGAGAATTGAACGAATGGGTATGATTTACTGGAGATTTGCCGCTGTTCAATTCGTTGAGTGCTCCGGTTACATCCTTGGCCGCTGTAGACCTAGAATTGTCTACATCATCAGCCTTGGCTTTTATTTGCAGAGCTATCTCTTCCAAATGAGAGTCGACCTCTTTATTGATTTCTTTTTGATTTCCTCCGCTCAGCACCGCGAAGCCGACATTCGAGTTAATAATCCCATAGTCATAGTTCAGCTCAGATAACTCCGCAGTAACATTAGCTGCATTACCTATTGCTGCCACAACCTGATAGTTCCATGAATATGGTCCTTGCGACGCAGGGGCATAGTAGTCCCCATAGGGCCCTGCATTACAGTACCCATATAAAATCTCCCCTTCTTCTGGGTCTATTGCAAATATACCTATTTCACATATATAAGTAGACTCCGTAACTTCGCTATTATTAATGCTTCCGATTATAGTAGCACTTTTAAGTTCTGAATTAGGAGATATAGTTAGTATCGGAATATTAAACTTAGGCTCAATTAGCCCTAAGAAAGATGCTGAGTTTTGACCTCCGATATCACCAGATCCAACTTGCATTTTAGTAAATATAATTTGCTGCCCGGCTTGGGCTTTGGCATATAGAGCCATTCCCTTCGACGTAATTATCATGTTTTTAAATAACGCCATATTCTTAGACTCCTTCCATCATTAAAGTAGTTTCACTTATTCCTTGAATAATCAAATTAGGATATTCTCTGAGATGCACGATATCTTCGTAGTCGAAATCCATTTCTATGGTTTGAGATGTGCTCGAACCTACTATAACCCCTGAATAGCACTTAAAATCGACGATGGATTTTCCTATATAGTTGACTTTTACACCCTCTGGCTTAGGAACTATATATCCGTGCTGTATGAGGTCTTGTCTAATCTGATTCACATATCCCGTAACATAAGCATTGAAGCTCATGTCCTGATTATCTTCTATCTGAAGCCCGATATCGCTGAAGATATTTTCCCAGATTTCATAGATGTGAGGTATTGTTCCGTCCCACATATTTATTGCCACCTTGGTCTTGAGTACTAGTCTGTAGGTTTCATCATCTAGCACTGGGTCATGGCCATTCAAGGGCTGAAATGTTAGCGTCCTTTCCCTTCCAATTATGATCCCTAGAAGGTCGAGTTGCTGACCTATGGCATTGTCTATATCGAAGTTAATGTCTATAGACTTTGTTGCGAGATATGCGTGGTCTATTATGGTCAAGCTTTTACTAAGCCAAGATATAAACTTCGGCCTATCT
Encoded here:
- a CDS encoding DUF2612 domain-containing protein, whose product is MAIEKYLDNITSQHRDRPKFISWLSKSLTIIDHAYLATKSIDINFDIDNAIGQQLDLLGIIIGRERTLTFQPLNGHDPVLDDETYRLVLKTKVAINMWDGTIPHIYEIWENIFSDIGLQIEDNQDMSFNAYVTGYVNQIRQDLIQHGYIVPKPEGVKVNYIGKSIVDFKCYSGVIVGSSTSQTIEMDFDYEDIVHLREYPNLIIQGISETTLMMEGV